One Oryzias latipes chromosome 21, ASM223467v1 genomic window, CCCTTGATAAGGCAGATATTCTGTATCTGTCAGCGGCCAGCCGGCTCCTGTCTGGAGTTGCTCGCGTCTAAAGCTGCATCTTTTCACTCAATTAGATCTTCAGGCTGGGGCGGATTTTCAAAAGCCTAATTAATTGGAAGTCCTGCGGGTCATAAAAGCACAATGCAAGCAGACCAATGCACATCCACGGTGCTGGTGGATGTTGATTATCCCCACGCTTTAGCATGCTGAATGAATCCTGCCTgcacttctttatttatttttaaaaacactttttcctgatcttttcttttcttttttcatttacaaatgCTCTCAGGTTATGATGCGTGGTGTGGAGTTGCGCATGGATGTACTAGAAAACTGGGGATGAAAATATGTGGTAAGTTTCACATTTATTGAAATGTGTATGAAGGAAAACATCCAAATAAAGCGCGGCCTGCGCTGACTGTTTTTCTACAATAGatgatattaaataaaataaatctatgtTTGCAATAATAACAAACATAATTCACCTTTCTTCAGTTCGCTTCATCTGTAATACCCATTTTCTTCCAGTCTGGTTTTGATATTGAATTCTTTTTCATGCGTCAAACATACAAATGAGGGTTTTGGCATGAATTTTACGCATGAGTGCGCAGCGTTTGACCGACTCGTTCTTTCCCAAATTTAATGTATAATACAATAGAAACCAAcgcaaaacaaactttttgttttttacggtTTGGATCTGGACAGATGCTGGCTTTAAGGTTTTCTCCATACATTTGCGTTTAAATTTtcgtttttttcattgaaaattgTGGACTTAAAgacctttattgttttgtttagatATAAAGTTCATTTATAttagaaagtaaaaaatgacaaagaggCAATATTTCTTAAGAAGTTACAGCTGTTTATGCCTCTACTGATTTGTGCTGGAGTGGAACACCCTCACCCCCCACCCTCGCGCATTAATAGGATAGGATGGGACTCATGAAGTGTGGAATACAGTACAGATCCACAGAGAGCAGAGAGACGAGATAAATGGGAGAAGAGGGAGTGTGCCACTGTGAAAAAGTTGCAACTCTCATCATGTTTGGCAGCTGTAGGCACCCTCCGGGCTCATCTCCTTCTTGTAATCGTTTAGGGTTCTTGCAGAAGAACGACAGTCTGGAGGAGAGGAGCAGGATTGTGAGTTTCCTGAAGGAGCGCACAGCCTCAAACCTGCTGTCCTGCGACAACATGGAAGGAGACGCGCGTTTCAGGCGGACAGAAACCGACTTTTCCAATCTGTTTGCAAGAGGTCTGATCAATTTATTGCTCGAGATTATTATAAAATCTGACGAtaaatgattttctttactgTTAGTAAATCCCAAACAATTCCAATTTATCCTAAAAATATCTTAGAGCTTGTTGTTGAACATTAACGACAAAAATCCATgttaaaatttaatatttaatagatTTGTTACCTGCCAAAAATGGGGAGGAAGTCACCATGCAGTTTCTACTGGAAGTTGTGGAAATCCTTACTAGCTACGTCCGCAAGACTTTTGACAGATCCACCAAGGTCTTGGACTTCCATCACCCCCACCAGCTGCTGGAGGGCATAGAAGGCTTCAACCTGGAGCTTTCTGAGCATCCCGAGTCTCTGGAGCAGATCCTGGTGGACTGCAGGGACACCCTGAAATATGGAGTGAGAACAGGTAAAAAAGCTCAATTACCAACTCTGATTATTCTGGAAAACTTGTGATCACTTtagtctgttgttgttgttgtttacccATTTCAGGTCACCCAAGGTTCTTTAACCAGCTGTCCACTGGATTAGACATCGTAGGGTTGGCAGGAGAGTGGCTCACTTCCACAGCCAACACTAACATGTGAGTGTGGGAGACGTCACCTTTTGTTTGCTCTCATTTGTTTTCCAATGGTCCATGAAGAGACCAGGCTTTTAGCTGAAGCCATACTTGAAGTGACGTACAGTAATTACCGTCTTTGGCAACAAAAAGCCCAGCGAGCTCTAATAGTCCGTCAGTCAAGCAAGAAAAATAAGGGCCGAAAAAGAGGATGATTGTTCAGCTACGCCCCAGCAGCATTGTCAATAGTGGCTATACGCTTAAAGGAGGTGGTATTTCAGCCCTCCAGGCGCACCAAATTACATATTGATTAGCATTTGTAGGTTACATGGTGTCTTTGTTTCATGTGATGCGAGTTCCAGTGATGTAACAAGGAAGGCAAAGGGGACCCTTTCTCTTCTGACCAGCCGTGAGCTGCTATCAGCAGGACTAAGCTGCAGTTTGGTCAATATGAGAAATCTTTTCCAGCTGAAATGTCAATGCTTTATATTTTCAGTTATAACTGTTGATTAGAAGGTTCATGATCCAACTGCTTTGTAGATAGCTGTCATTCAAAGAGAAGCACATGTTTCTGTCCTCTTATGGGTGCAGAAATCATCAgggaaaagtgattttttttatggatcTATTTACCCCCAGACGGAAAGAATGGACCAGATCGGTGTCCTCAGTTATGTTCTCACGTTTCTCTCTGTTCAATCTTTAATCATTGAATATATAAACTTTtggtcaatttaaaaaataaaaaataaaaaaataactattttagagtTAAATGATCTTTGATGGATTTTCTTGATCAAGTTGTTTGGCTTCTGAAAGACAATTAGTACTACTTTATTATATGACTTTCAATATTCTTTTGTgcagaaatgattttaaaacataactgagacttattaaaaaatttaaaaaagaaaccttttcagaaaaacatgtttttaagggACTTCCCAGGCTTTACACTGTAGATGTTTTGAAACTGAGATGGCCTCCATGCAGCTTGTGAAGCCCAAACAGACTATACTTGTTTCAGAATGTATTGTTTACGTTCACCAAGAGATGTCTCCTAAATACTAGATTCAACCGATCAATACACTTTCAATAAAGAATTTCCCTAATATCAATTAGGCATTTTAAAGTAAGAATCATATTATTCATAAGCTGATAGCCTTGTATGTTAGTGAAAAGAAGTCATCTCTATCAATGTGACTAACTTCCACAGAGCACGGCTACTGCTTACACTCCAATTTACCATTATTAATGACTCCATCACCCCTAATTATCCCTGGCAGATATTGACTGACACTAATACACTGACAGTCCCATCCAGGTCTTGCGTAATCAGACCCTATGAGCTTTGTCTGTACAATTAAAATTGATGTAGGGCTTTTCTGAGGGTTGCATCcgatttgctttgttttttctcttcctgtAAGCGTGCTGACCGTTCTGTGAGGAACAATACTGTTGTTCCTCAGACTGTCTTTGCATAAATGGACCCCATTGTGCTGTAATTTGATAAATAATTGTCTGGAGAAGATGAATGAGTCCGCTTGCATTCTTTTTGAATGCATTGTGTTGCAGAACATCTTTCATGTACTTGAACTAAAGATTCATTTGTGCATTCTTCAGAATAAAATTccttaaaaatcaaatttataGGTAGAAACTTTTCAGGTTTATTTCTCATTATAAATTTGCGCTGTTTTTTAAGACTGGTTCTTTAAATTGAGTAAAATAGCACCAGATTTTTAGCTTAATTATAAGCCCCTAATTAACCTATTTTGACAAGACAGTCTGGTTTTGGATTTACTTGTGCATTTTTGCACCTCTGCTGCACaagtatgcaaaaaaaaaaaattctcggAAAGTatagaaaaatgcaaacataatTCGTCCATTCAACTACAGTAAAATCTGCATAAAGGTGTCCAACTCTGGATTAATTCACAGTTCCAGATTTTAACAAAAAGGGTGACTTTTCTGGTTggtttaaatgtgatttttctctgtCCCCGCCAGGTTTACTTACGAGATCGCTCCAGTTTTTGTGCTAATGGAACAGCTGACGCTCAAAAAAATGAGAGAGTTTATTGGCTGGCCAAACGGAGAGGGCGATGGAATATTTTCTCCAGGTAAAAAAGCAACCCCTGCTTGCTCAGTACAGAGATGAATGGGGTGCATTCATTGATGCAAACATGcattattttaaagaaactgaGATGTGAGTAAAGTACTTGATCAACAATTACAGTCAAGCAAAACTCAGCAAAGCAAAACAATGAGGTAAATGTCAGGAAAAACAATAGCAACCATAACAATTTTTGCATGCCTGAATCTGATAAATATGTTTCACAAGATTTTATTGTGCCGCTTGAAATTAAATGTGGCCATTTTCCAGCAACCAATGTTTAAACTTCAACTCGGGTTATGCGGAAGACAACATTATGACATTTAGCTGCAGTTATGCATTAGCTGGTGGACAGGGTGAGGTATTAGCATCTTGTTGAAGGTCCAACACTTTGAAGCAAAACttagttttgctttttattttgtttctgttttgaaatGGGTTGTGAATTTGCTATTGCATGAACTTTTCTTATTCGAACAGCTCCATTGACCTTAGTTTGGCAGAACCTTCCTTTGAAATGTGATAGACAGAGTcaccaaattgttttatttgagttAAAGCTTCTCCACAGTGCCAAATTAGTTGggtaatttcatttttaagaagtacaaAATTTGCACATTTGGGAGAGAAAAAGTTAACTAAATGGTCAGTTCAGGaagtcaaaaatgtaaaagaatgtAATTATCAGTTGTAACTAAAGCTGAAAATAATCGTTGATGTGTCTTTTTGCCATTCTTTTGTAAAAGATTATACAAAAACTGAGTCTGGAGACTCACGTTCAGTGACTTTCAATCAAATTTGAATCTTTAGTGACTTCTCAGCTTTTGCGTTGTGTCCATTATGATTGAAGCTTTAGACAGTTAAACTGTGAGGTTTGACATGGACTTTGGCTTGTAGGGTGCATGGCTTGGTTTTTCACTCAAAGCAAGAGATGTTTGTTCTTCTAGGCTATGAAGTTGAAGTACGCATGTGTGTAGGATTGTCCTGACTGATGGGATCAGTTGTCAAAAATGGTCTGTCGACATCCTGAAAAATGTCCTGTCATCCTCCGTCCGTCTGTCAGACTAAGATACTGTGCTCAACTTCCCACAAGCTCTTCCTGTTTTGTCTTCCTTCTCCCCTGCCGTCACATATAGCTAATATCTGCATCGGTCATGTGGTTTTCCTCCATCAACtgtattttagctgctttttcgttctgttaaaaatgtaaaatagtttttgaGGACTTGAGTTTTACtatcttgaaaaaaaacctcagttctTGTAAAGTACCTTGGGCCAGATTAGAAACCTTGGagatttgatatttattttaaatgagcaCAAAGTTCCAAGAACAGGCACAAAGAAAAGCATTAAAGTCCTTTCTTTCTGCCAATGGGGGTCTTTCAGGAGGTGCCATTTCCAACATGTACAGTGTGATGGTTGCCAGATACAAGTTCTTCCCTGAAGTCAAGACCAAAGGCATGGCGGCTGCCCCCCGGCTGGTCCTCTTCACCTCAGAGCACGTATGTGTTACACTTTCCAGTCATATCACCTCCTGAGAGCATTTACATGGAGCTTGAAAATCAATATACGCTTCCTTGGATGTACCTCACACTTAATTTATCACTGATAATATTCTGCTCCTGCAGAGCCACTACTCCATCAAGAAAGCCAGTGCAGCTCTGGGCTTTGGAACAGAGAACCTGATCCTGTTGAGCACAGACGAGAAGTATGCTGGGTTTTAGCTGCATGCTAATGATCTATAGAAACTAAAACGTCAAATATGTGGTTGCCTTGTCTTTTCTTCTTACCAGAGGAAGAGTCATTCCTGCTGATTTGGAAGCCAAAGTAATCATGGCCAAGCAAAAGGTCAAATTCATTTTGCCTATTTTTCTACtctattttctgtttgtttctggAATTTCAGATATAAATGTACTCGCTCTGAGGTTCCGATTTTTGATCAGCTACACTTCTGAAGTGCATCTGAGCATTCAGGGATCAAACCACTAAACATCTACCACGTGAACCACGGCTACACTCATTTTTCCTCTGCCTTTTTCCCTTCCAGGGTTATGTTCCTTTGTTTGTGAACGCCACGGCAGGTACCACCGTCTACGGAGCCTTTGATCCCATCAATGAAATCGCAGACATCTGTGAAAAATACAACATATGGCTTCATGTGGACGTAAGTGCATGATAATAACCTCCAGTTGATgcgttttttacatttctggtgACCAGTTCAGATCAATATGTGAAGTGTTACAACTGGAGCCTTGTGTCCTGTGCAGGGTGCATGGGGAGGAGGTTTACTGATGTCCAGGAAGCACAAGCACAAGCTGGATGGAATACACAGGTAAAGGAATGCCATGATAGCAAGGAAGAGTGGAGCTGcagaatgaaaaaataacaatagtTGACCataggattttattttaaaacgtgCAAATTTGTgttgaagatgaaagaaaacTACTTTTCCCTCTGCCTTTTGTCAAATGCCTTTTTTCGTGTGACGGGTGACGTCTCCTGCACTGGAACAGCCATACACTACATGAAAAAagcattaattaaaaatgttaatttcttGAATCATGGGAATTTAAACCATTATCGTAATTATCAGTCATATAAACTAGTTATTCTAACTAGTGATGCCAGCAAACtgtgaaatgtcatttttttttaaaaaaagaaatcactggCAAGTTCCTGATTCAATTCCATTTCATTTATATTacatcacttttctttcttttttaatttttattccaaATCATAATTTGCTGGTTTTTGAAGGGACTtaataaaacagatcaaactgaaaaacTAATAGCAAAACAGCAAAAGGTATTTAAGGAAAACTGATTTGATGAACTGATATTGTGTCTCATAAGTGAAGATCTGTTTATTTAGAAAACTTCTAGAAAGCCATATGACATTTGAGAACCTGGTTAATATTTCAGTGTATTGTGTATAAACTGCTGATTCTAGTTTCAGCACAGGCACAAAGCATGAAGCAGGAGATTTATAAAATGAGCTTCTTTGGCCAGATTGAAACCATACATCCCCGAGTCTGATCACACTTCTGTTTTATCTTTGGAGAGTCTTGATTTGGTGGATTCTTGCAGAAGGTTAACTTCGACAAATTTAGCcatcatttgatttgatttgatttgatttattgatttatttcaagcattgtagtcaaagcaataaataatttatacatatttattaaactcattacagaaatgttgaaatgcatagtttataaagacagaaaacaaaacaaaaaagtcacttaaatcacattttgcttaattaaatattgtgatcattaactaaagtcaactagagtttgatttattgcttgaaaaggagtgggaagaagcgaatttatataatcccaaccctactgagttaattcattttatggttttacagtttttgtaatccggttctgatccgatagattcttttcaagtaacaaaatgatcAACTTCGGAAAACAtttattcatgatttcagtaaacagtatcTGTAACcaatatgtaataatcattgattattattagaacacattaacacaataaaccagtaattattgctacacattacagatcaagtaaagaaaatcaatagcttattgattgtaatttaaacatttcactaatcattattgcacattacaatgtaatactcattgatTGTAATCATGAATTACGACTTTTAATGGTTTAGGAGAAATCTTACTACCTcagcaaaaaacagcaaattctGAGCAAAAACGCAGTTttcccaaaacatttttatccgcttcttttattttccagCAAGTCTTCACCTCAAAATCAAAGTGCACAAAAATATGGCTGGATGACTTTAGCGAGTAATGACTTGACCAAACCTGCCAAGGTTCAAGAGCAGTGCCTGTAAGCCTGACCTTGTACTTTTTCTAGAATGACTTGGCACTAAATTATACACAAACactgaaatctttaaaaaataaataatccctgcaagaaaaaaaatgtaaatctgcAAAATGAAGACCAActaaacatccatccattttttcttGACCCGCAATATCCCTTgtggggtcactgggttgccaGAGCCTGCTGGGGGAAGGCGGAGGAAGGCCTGGACAGGTCCAATCAAAAATCTAATATAGCCATTAAAGCTGCTGTTAAACTGGTAGATAAATACTTTTGCCAACATAGAAAACATCCATACTTTGGTTAAAGATTTAAATGAgtcttttgaaactttttccaaAGCAATAATCATTGTTGCTTTAGAATTCCAGTTTAGTCAAATTTTAACACCCAAATATTATTTTCTCACAAATGTACAATTTGTTtaacagaccaaaaaaaaaacaacacatcccAGAATTCATTTTCTTTGCTGTAATGCGTTTGCAGGGCAAACTCAGTCACCTGGAATCCCCATAAGATGATGGGGGTGCCACTGCAGTGCTCTGCTATAATGGTCAGAGAAAGGGTGAGTGTGTGCTCCACTCAACACTACcacctctcacacacacacctccaatATATCTCTCAtcactgtttgtttatttcacaGGGATTATTACAAGGTTGCAACTCCATGTGTGCGGGCTACCTGTTCCAGCCAGACAAACAGTATGATGTGACGTATGACACAGGCGACAAGGCCATCCAGTGCGGCCGGCATGTGGATATCTTTAAGTTCTGGCTCATGTGGAAGGCAAAGGCGAGTATCGATACTCTGGAGTCAATCCCTGAAGGTGTATTTTTGAGAGTACGAGCGAAACAGCTCTTGTTTCTGTGGACTCAACAGGGAACCGTTGGATTTGAGCAGCATATTGATAAATGCTTGGATCTGTCAGCGTACTtctacagcaaaataaaaaacagagaggGCTTTGAGATGGTGTTCAGCGGGGAGGTGAGATAACTGttctgagagagaaaaaaaggttttaacccAGTCACTCTGCACTTACACAGTTCTAAAAATGGTTTTCTATTTTAAGTTGGCCTattaggaattttttttttttttttttgcttctaacaccatgaaaagaaaagtagTTCAAGTTACGTTCTTTAGGGTTTACCAGTTcataattgaaatgtttttcctcTCATCAGCCGCAGCACACAAATGTCTGCTTCTGGTACATTCCACCAAGCCTACGTGGCATGCCTGATGGCACAGAGAGGCGTGAGAGGCTCCATAAGGTAAGGATTCATTTGCGCTCTTTTAAAGACCCGTTGGTAGTTCCTCTTCTTTCCTAATCTGATGGTTGAAAACCTTTACTCCAAAGGCTAATTGTTCtggagaagttttttttattttgtcaatcTGCTTTATTTCTGAGTGAAAGCTTAACTTAACTAAACGAGTCAAATCTTGTGGGTCTGAAAACTTTAGTGTTCTAGTTCGGATGTGGTTAACCTGCAGGGTGGATGCAGACAGACTCCTTTGGTAACAAGGACAAGAGGTCATCTGTgcatttcaagtaaaaaaaaaatacatgcttaaagcaaaacaaatctgTAGAAATGCAAATCAAGAAAACTTTTGAAAGTGAGCAGATGTGAACTGGTAAGGATGTCTGTACATAACCAATCAAACGTTTGAATGGCCAGTGTGTTCAAACATTTGACTGATGGGTGGAACAAACCAGCCTGACAAGGGTTGGAACCATTCactgtgtatgagaactggactgagtagcccctccccctggggtttcaaacaggaagtacccagtgcttcaagaagccaaaattgcAGAGATTtctattaagaaataaaaagctaTCATTGTTTATAGAGtaaccatttttgctctgctaccttttcttttaacctttttctgctaatcatgtttttcttgatgttttttctttattgcaagttatttaagttacaaactgatcaatcagatgcctgAATAAAAGTATGTGGCACCCGCTGGCCCCCATGtgacatgtttaaaaagtttgattgacagatcttGTGTAACCCACTgtcaagtggtaggggtttggacttccaacaagctcacaccTGATTGACAagtgtggttgccatagaaacgttgactcagacctaCTTAAACTAATGACCGCTTACTGATGTCATCTGGCTTCAATAATACAGCGTCATATGCATAATTATTAACTGGATTGACAAGGCTAAAAAATGTAACTCAGTAAAGATATCATCAATCTAACCACAGAGGTCTTTTTTAGGAccataaatgtctttattttttatttttaaacatcgGCTGTTTTAGAAAATGGGCTTAATAGATTCTTGCATGACAAGCCACCTGGTGGTTCTTTGGGGAACTGACCTGGCTtcatgtacttttatttttagacctGCCTTGAACTAATTAAGCGACTGTCCTCTACTGCAAGCCAAGGTTTCCTTTTCCACATAATTTTTCTCTCTGGTCAGTACGGATTTGATTGGCtcttaaatgtgcaaaaaaaacattgaagggTACTTTTTGAGtattacagatttaaaaaaaaaacaggttcagCAAAAGACTTTGGCTTGAAACTGCACTTAGATTTAATACACACAAATCCTAAATGCACATTGATTTTTAGAGCAAATATTTGTCTGATAATCCTTCAGGTGGCCCCGAAGATCAAGGCCCTGATGATGGAGTCAGGAACTACAATGGTGGGTTACCAGCCACAGGGAGACAAGGTCAACTTCTTCCGCATGGTCATCTCCAATTCCGCTGCCACCCAGTCAGACATCGACTTCCTGATTGAGGAGATTGAGCGACTGGGGCATGAGCTATAAAAacgcaaaaccttttttttccaactccaCAGAGCCTTGAGTATAGCTTAATGTTCCCTTTGTCTGATGCCTGCAGGTATTTTCAGGTAATGCACAACAATAATAGCACACCCTGAATGTTTCTATGTCTACTGTCTTATGCAGCAGTGATGTGTTTAAGGAAAACATTTGCACACatgattgttttaaaaagaggaGTAAACTTAGTAGTATTTTTGCTGAAACATTAtgccaaatggaaaaaaagatagaGGGATGTTAACTAGGAGTCTGTGAACAACCCTGTTCATGTGAATAACCCTGTTTTcaaaaaaactgacaaagtAAGTAAAAAGCTATATTTGCTCTGTTGCCTCACACCCAAAGTAAgacaaagtaaagtaaaaaatattgtaaaaatggaAACAGTTACAAAGTACAAACTCCCATTCAGTAATGAAAAAATCACTACATATTtcatatcaaacttaaaaaatagaatatatttttgttatgtttCATACATGAatgcatgtaacccttgtgctatcctaggcactttaacattgggagttgggtcatctagacccactagacagtgctctgaaccttttttcttcaaagatttatgatcttcactggtgtccatggattacatgaaatctttccacctttatccacctttgtcatggtaggaataacacgtcaatgtaagggtgggatcatctaagataccacaagggttaaactaaaTCTaagaacagaaatgtatttagaAATGGGCCTCTTAACggtgtgggggaaaaaacaagagaaaatttGGAATTTGTaacaaaagaggaaataaaTACAGTAAAGTAATGTAATTCAGGAATGAacattaaagtaaaagaaaatcagaaaagaaaaagagacagTAAAATATTGAAACAACCGTGACCCTGACTCCGAGGGAACATATTTAGTAAACAGCTGAGGTGAAGTGATGATGACTGGGCTTGATGATGCGCTTTCTTTTGGTCAGAAATTGTTCATTGCTGTAAGACCTGAGTTACTTTTCCAAAGAACTTAACCAACTATAGATTTGAGTGAGTAGTGTGCTATATTTGCTCTGTTGCCTCACACCTCAAAGCTCCTGGTTTGAAACGCCGGCTGGGTCGTCCTATAGCAGCTGAATGCCACAGTCcataaacatgcttcataggttgattgatgATTATAAAATTGTCCCTCTGGAGTGAGTTTGATCTCCCTTTGAAACAAATG contains:
- the gad1 gene encoding glutamate decarboxylase 1 isoform X1 — translated: MAASAPTSSSTTSPGGAADPNSTNLRPPGSSYDAWCGVAHGCTRKLGMKICGFLQKNDSLEERSRIVSFLKERTASNLLSCDNMEGDARFRRTETDFSNLFARDLLPAKNGEEVTMQFLLEVVEILTSYVRKTFDRSTKVLDFHHPHQLLEGIEGFNLELSEHPESLEQILVDCRDTLKYGVRTGHPRFFNQLSTGLDIVGLAGEWLTSTANTNMFTYEIAPVFVLMEQLTLKKMREFIGWPNGEGDGIFSPGGAISNMYSVMVARYKFFPEVKTKGMAAAPRLVLFTSEHSHYSIKKASAALGFGTENLILLSTDEKGRVIPADLEAKVIMAKQKGYVPLFVNATAGTTVYGAFDPINEIADICEKYNIWLHVDGAWGGGLLMSRKHKHKLDGIHRANSVTWNPHKMMGVPLQCSAIMVRERGLLQGCNSMCAGYLFQPDKQYDVTYDTGDKAIQCGRHVDIFKFWLMWKAKGTVGFEQHIDKCLDLSAYFYSKIKNREGFEMVFSGEPQHTNVCFWYIPPSLRGMPDGTERRERLHKVAPKIKALMMESGTTMVGYQPQGDKVNFFRMVISNSAATQSDIDFLIEEIERLGHEL
- the gad1 gene encoding glutamate decarboxylase 1 isoform X2, with translation MKICGFLQKNDSLEERSRIVSFLKERTASNLLSCDNMEGDARFRRTETDFSNLFARDLLPAKNGEEVTMQFLLEVVEILTSYVRKTFDRSTKVLDFHHPHQLLEGIEGFNLELSEHPESLEQILVDCRDTLKYGVRTGHPRFFNQLSTGLDIVGLAGEWLTSTANTNMFTYEIAPVFVLMEQLTLKKMREFIGWPNGEGDGIFSPGGAISNMYSVMVARYKFFPEVKTKGMAAAPRLVLFTSEHSHYSIKKASAALGFGTENLILLSTDEKGRVIPADLEAKVIMAKQKGYVPLFVNATAGTTVYGAFDPINEIADICEKYNIWLHVDGAWGGGLLMSRKHKHKLDGIHRANSVTWNPHKMMGVPLQCSAIMVRERGLLQGCNSMCAGYLFQPDKQYDVTYDTGDKAIQCGRHVDIFKFWLMWKAKGTVGFEQHIDKCLDLSAYFYSKIKNREGFEMVFSGEPQHTNVCFWYIPPSLRGMPDGTERRERLHKVAPKIKALMMESGTTMVGYQPQGDKVNFFRMVISNSAATQSDIDFLIEEIERLGHEL